In a single window of the Papaver somniferum cultivar HN1 chromosome 8, ASM357369v1, whole genome shotgun sequence genome:
- the LOC113302129 gene encoding probable LRR receptor-like serine/threonine-protein kinase At1g53430 isoform X1: MKLVLSKSFSVILLLVFIALEEFSYKAQVLPEDEVEALKQISTRLKIPYWKNIDQTSCNRSEDLNATISTNALSKVVCDCSYNSSTICHITNIQLKRLYLSGELPDDFANLPYLQEIDFSVNYLNGSIPKAWKTLPLVILSLLANNVKGIIPIEIADIVTLEHLLLTDNQLEGPIPPELGKLTRLKTLVLSGNNFTGTLPATFATLKNITDFRIAGTSVSGEIPDFIGNWTQLVRLDMRGTSMEGPIPSSIFHLKNLTTLRVSDLKGPNMHFPDLRDMSSMKQLELRNCLINGSIASNIVESMPGLLQLDLSFNRLTGDIQSLQEMPSLLNMYLTNNSLTGQIPAWITNAKRNFDLSYNNFTGPSQSGCQDSNLNKIASYSSEEDQVSWCLKKDLPCFTDSKYYAFFINCGGSEMTVGGEKYDADLSPMGSSSFFSYNDRWACSSTGDFVGSNRANYFTQASTNMSVTDLYSSARISPLSLKYYGICLRPGNYKVKLHFAEIMFPIDQTADSIGTRVFDVSIQGKKVLEGFNIEEAAKGVGKSIIKEYDVDVMSSTLEIHLYWAGKGTTFIPSDIAYGPLISAIAVTPNFDPNTGRVSVGVIAGIVAASCVLILLILAILWKKGCLGKKDLEDKELKELLQTSYFTLREIKTATTNFDFANKIGEGGFGPVYKGLRPDGSVIAVKQLSAKSMQGNREFVNEINMISAIQHRNLVKLFGCCVEGNQLLVIYEYMENNSLARALFGRADQRLNLNWPTRLRICLDIAKGLAYLHEESRLKIVHRDIKATNVLLDKDFTARISDFGLAKLEEEEKTHISTRIAGTVGYMAPEYAMRGRLTYKADVYSFGVVALEIVSGKSNTNYIPKDEFISCLLDWAYVLKEEGNLLDLVDPILNSDYSKEEVLRMLNIALLCTNPSPSLRPLMSTVVSMLEGRTPVQESLLKTPVQISHLIRGGSRVDDTRSRTSERISYDNQTQISTFSQESALLESKSSMEDTWQFDSAVSYYSEDEEDDIRRRRRRIAN; this comes from the exons ATGAAGTTGGTGTTAAGCAAATCTTTCTCTGTTATACTGCTTCTGGTATTCATCGCATTGGAAGAGTTCAGTTATAAAGCTCAAGTTCTACCAGAAGATGAAG TTGAAGCACTTAAGCAAATATCAACCAGGTTAAAGATTCCATATTGGAAGAATATCGACCAAACTTCTTGCAATAGAAGTGAAGATCTTAATGCGACTATAAGTACCAATGCTCTAAGTAAAGTTGTGTGCGACTGTTCTTACAACTCCTCCACCATCTGCCATATCACCAATAT TCAGCTGAAACGCCTCTACTTAAGTGGAGAATTACCTGATGATTTTGCAAATCTTCCCTATCTGCAAGAAAT AGATTTTAGTGTCAATTATCTCAATGGGTCTATTCCTAAGGCTTGGAAAACTCTTCCACTGGTCATTTT GTCTCTCTTGGCGAACAATGTTAAGGGAATAATTCCGATTGAAATTGCAGACATTGTTACTCTAGAACATTT GTTGTTGACAGATAATCAACTTGAAGGACCCATTCCTCCAGAGCTTGGCAAGCTTACCAGATTGAAGACATT AGTTCTTTCCGGGAACAATTTCACAGGAACTTTACCTGCAACATTTGCTACTCTGAAGAACATTACAGATTT TAGGATAGCTGGGACTAGTGTCTCTGGAGAAATACCTGATTTCATTGGCAATTGGACGCAACTTGTTCGGCT AGATATGCGAGGCACATCAATGGAGGGACCCATCCCTTCCTCCATATTCCACTTGAAGAACTTAACAACACT GAGAGTGTCTGACTTAAAGGGACCAAACATGCACTTCCCTGATTTGAGGGATATGAGCAGCATGAAGCAACT GGAGCTAAGAAATTGCTTGATTAATGGGTCAATTGCATCAAATATTGTAGAGAGCATGCCTGGACTATTGCAACT AGACTTGAGCTTCAATAGACTGACTGGTGACATTCAAAGCCTCCAAGAAATGCCATCCCTTCTAAACAT GTACCTCACTAACAACTCATTGACTGGACAGATACCAGCATGGATAACAAACGCCAAACGGAACTT TGACCTATCATACAACAATTTTACTGGGCCATCTCAATCGGGTTGCCAGGATTCAAATTT GAATAAAATCGCGAGCTATTCATCTGAAGAAGACCA AGTTAGCTGGTGTTTAAAGAAGGATCTACCCTGCTTCACAGATTCCAAAT ATTATGCCTTTTTCATTAATTGTGGTGGCTCAGAGATGACTGTTGGAGGAGAGAAGTATGACGCTGATTTATCACCAATGGGGTCATCATCATTCTTCTCGTACAATGATAGATGGGCTTGTAGTAGTACAGGAGATTTTGTTGGGTCCAACAGAGCTAACTATTTTACTCAAGCGAGTACGAACATGTCAGTGACAGACTTATACTCGTCAGCTCGTATTTCTCCTCTCTCACTCAAGTACTACGGCATTTGCTTACGTCCGGGAAATTATAAAGTGAAGCTTCACTTTGCGGAAATAATGTTCCCAATTGACCAAACGGCTGACAGCATCGGTACTCGGGTATTTGATGTATCAATCCAA GGTAAAAAAGTATTGGAGGGTTTTAATATTGAAGAAGCAGCAAAAGGTGTTGGGAAGAGTATTATTAAAGAATATGATGTTGATGTTATGAGCAGCACTCTTGAGATTCACTTATACTGGGCGGGGAAAGGAACTACTTTCATTCCCTCCGACATTGCATATGGACCTCTTATTTCAGCTATTGCAGTTACACCAA ACTTTGATCCGAACACGGGTCGCGTGTCTGTTGGAGTAATTGCTGGCATTGTAGCTGCTTCATGTGTTCTAATCTTATTGATTCTGGCAATCCTTTGGAagaaaggatgccttggaaaaaAGGATCTTGAGGATAAAG AACTTAAGGAGCTACTGCAGACGAGTTACTTTACTCTGAGAGAAATTAAAACAGCAACCACTAATTTTGATTTTGCAAATAAAATAGGTGAAGGTGGGTTTGGTCCAGTTTACAAG GGCCTGCGTCCAGATGGTTCAGTAATTGCTGTCAAGCAACTCTCTGCCAAGTCAATGCAAGGCAATCGTGAATTTGTGAACGAAATTAACATGATTTCTGCTATACAACACCGTAATCTCGTGAAGCTTTTTGGCTGTTGTGTTGAAGGAAACCAGCTTCTGGTGATTTACGAATATATGGAGAATAATAGCCTTGCCCGTGCTCTATTTG GTCGCGCAGATCAACGATTGAACTTGAACTGGCCAACAAGGCTTAGGATTTGTTTGGACATAGCTAAAGGTTTAGCTTATCTTCATGAAGAATCAAGGCTGAAAATCGTGCACAGAGACATAAAGGCAACTAATGTTCTTCTTGATAAAGATTTTACTGCGAGGATATCTGATTTTGGTTTGGCTAAACTCGAGGAGGAGGAGAAAACCCACATCAGTACACGTATAGCAGGAACTGT AGGTTATATGGCTCCAGAATATGCAATGAGGGGTCGCTTGACTTACAAAGCAGATGTTTACAGCTTCGGAGTTGTTGCATTAGAGATCGTCAGTGGAAAGAGCAACACAAATTACATTCCGAAGGATGAGTTCATCAGCTGTCTTCTTGACTGG GCTTATGTACTAAAAGAGGAAGGAAATCTCCTTGACCTCGTTGACCCGATTCTGAATTCAGACTATTCAAAAGAAGaagttttgagaatgttaaacatAGCCTTGTTATGCACAAACCCATCTCCTAGTCTTAGACCATTGATGTCTACTGTTGTGAGCATGCTTGAAGGTCGAACTCCAGTCCAAGAATCACTATTGAAAACTCCAGTTCAAATATCACATCTTATACGTGGTGGTTCGAGGGTTGATGATACTAGGTCAAGGACATCTGAGAGAATCTCGTATGACAACCAAACACAGATATCAACCTTTTCTCAAGAGAGTGCTTTATTAGAGAGTAAATCATCAATGGAGGATACATGGCAATTTGATTCTGCAGTGTCTTACTacagtgaagatgaagaagatgatataagaagaagaagaagaagaatagcaaATTAG
- the LOC113302129 gene encoding probable LRR receptor-like serine/threonine-protein kinase At1g53430 isoform X2: MKLVLSKSFSVILLLVFIALEEFSYKAQVLPEDEVEALKQISTRLKIPYWKNIDQTSCNRSEDLNATISTNALSKVVCDCSYNSSTICHITNIQLKRLYLSGELPDDFANLPYLQEIDFSVNYLNGSIPKAWKTLPLVILSLLANNVKGIIPIEIADIVTLEHLLLTDNQLEGPIPPELGKLTRLKTLVLSGNNFTGTLPATFATLKNITDFRIAGTSVSGEIPDFIGNWTQLVRLDMRGTSMEGPIPSSIFHLKNLTTLRVSDLKGPNMHFPDLRDMSSMKQLELRNCLINGSIASNIVESMPGLLQLDLSFNRLTGDIQSLQEMPSLLNMYLTNNSLTGQIPAWITNAKRNFDLSYNNFTGPSQSGCQDSNLNKIASYSSEEDQVSWCLKKDLPCFTDSKYYAFFINCGGSEMTVGGEKYDADLSPMGSSSFFSYNDRWACSSTGDFVGSNRANYFTQASTNMSVTDLYSSARISPLSLKYYGICLRPGNYKVKLHFAEIMFPIDQTADSIGTRVFDVSIQGKKVLEGFNIEEAAKGVGKSIIKEYDVDVMSSTLEIHLYWAGKGTTFIPSDIAYGPLISAIAVTPNFDPNTGRVSVGVIAGIVAASCVLILLILAILWKKGCLGKKDLEDKELKELLQTSYFTLREIKTATTNFDFANKIGEGGFGPVYKGLRPDGSVIAVKQLSAKSMQGNREFVNEINMISAIQHRNLVKLFGCCVEGNQLLVIYEYMENNSLARALFGRADQRLNLNWPTRLRICLDIAKGLAYLHEESRLKIVHRDIKATNVLLDKDFTARISDFGLAKLEEEEKTHISTRIAGTVICNEGSLDLQSRCLQLRSCCIRDRQWKEQHKLHSEG; the protein is encoded by the exons ATGAAGTTGGTGTTAAGCAAATCTTTCTCTGTTATACTGCTTCTGGTATTCATCGCATTGGAAGAGTTCAGTTATAAAGCTCAAGTTCTACCAGAAGATGAAG TTGAAGCACTTAAGCAAATATCAACCAGGTTAAAGATTCCATATTGGAAGAATATCGACCAAACTTCTTGCAATAGAAGTGAAGATCTTAATGCGACTATAAGTACCAATGCTCTAAGTAAAGTTGTGTGCGACTGTTCTTACAACTCCTCCACCATCTGCCATATCACCAATAT TCAGCTGAAACGCCTCTACTTAAGTGGAGAATTACCTGATGATTTTGCAAATCTTCCCTATCTGCAAGAAAT AGATTTTAGTGTCAATTATCTCAATGGGTCTATTCCTAAGGCTTGGAAAACTCTTCCACTGGTCATTTT GTCTCTCTTGGCGAACAATGTTAAGGGAATAATTCCGATTGAAATTGCAGACATTGTTACTCTAGAACATTT GTTGTTGACAGATAATCAACTTGAAGGACCCATTCCTCCAGAGCTTGGCAAGCTTACCAGATTGAAGACATT AGTTCTTTCCGGGAACAATTTCACAGGAACTTTACCTGCAACATTTGCTACTCTGAAGAACATTACAGATTT TAGGATAGCTGGGACTAGTGTCTCTGGAGAAATACCTGATTTCATTGGCAATTGGACGCAACTTGTTCGGCT AGATATGCGAGGCACATCAATGGAGGGACCCATCCCTTCCTCCATATTCCACTTGAAGAACTTAACAACACT GAGAGTGTCTGACTTAAAGGGACCAAACATGCACTTCCCTGATTTGAGGGATATGAGCAGCATGAAGCAACT GGAGCTAAGAAATTGCTTGATTAATGGGTCAATTGCATCAAATATTGTAGAGAGCATGCCTGGACTATTGCAACT AGACTTGAGCTTCAATAGACTGACTGGTGACATTCAAAGCCTCCAAGAAATGCCATCCCTTCTAAACAT GTACCTCACTAACAACTCATTGACTGGACAGATACCAGCATGGATAACAAACGCCAAACGGAACTT TGACCTATCATACAACAATTTTACTGGGCCATCTCAATCGGGTTGCCAGGATTCAAATTT GAATAAAATCGCGAGCTATTCATCTGAAGAAGACCA AGTTAGCTGGTGTTTAAAGAAGGATCTACCCTGCTTCACAGATTCCAAAT ATTATGCCTTTTTCATTAATTGTGGTGGCTCAGAGATGACTGTTGGAGGAGAGAAGTATGACGCTGATTTATCACCAATGGGGTCATCATCATTCTTCTCGTACAATGATAGATGGGCTTGTAGTAGTACAGGAGATTTTGTTGGGTCCAACAGAGCTAACTATTTTACTCAAGCGAGTACGAACATGTCAGTGACAGACTTATACTCGTCAGCTCGTATTTCTCCTCTCTCACTCAAGTACTACGGCATTTGCTTACGTCCGGGAAATTATAAAGTGAAGCTTCACTTTGCGGAAATAATGTTCCCAATTGACCAAACGGCTGACAGCATCGGTACTCGGGTATTTGATGTATCAATCCAA GGTAAAAAAGTATTGGAGGGTTTTAATATTGAAGAAGCAGCAAAAGGTGTTGGGAAGAGTATTATTAAAGAATATGATGTTGATGTTATGAGCAGCACTCTTGAGATTCACTTATACTGGGCGGGGAAAGGAACTACTTTCATTCCCTCCGACATTGCATATGGACCTCTTATTTCAGCTATTGCAGTTACACCAA ACTTTGATCCGAACACGGGTCGCGTGTCTGTTGGAGTAATTGCTGGCATTGTAGCTGCTTCATGTGTTCTAATCTTATTGATTCTGGCAATCCTTTGGAagaaaggatgccttggaaaaaAGGATCTTGAGGATAAAG AACTTAAGGAGCTACTGCAGACGAGTTACTTTACTCTGAGAGAAATTAAAACAGCAACCACTAATTTTGATTTTGCAAATAAAATAGGTGAAGGTGGGTTTGGTCCAGTTTACAAG GGCCTGCGTCCAGATGGTTCAGTAATTGCTGTCAAGCAACTCTCTGCCAAGTCAATGCAAGGCAATCGTGAATTTGTGAACGAAATTAACATGATTTCTGCTATACAACACCGTAATCTCGTGAAGCTTTTTGGCTGTTGTGTTGAAGGAAACCAGCTTCTGGTGATTTACGAATATATGGAGAATAATAGCCTTGCCCGTGCTCTATTTG GTCGCGCAGATCAACGATTGAACTTGAACTGGCCAACAAGGCTTAGGATTTGTTTGGACATAGCTAAAGGTTTAGCTTATCTTCATGAAGAATCAAGGCTGAAAATCGTGCACAGAGACATAAAGGCAACTAATGTTCTTCTTGATAAAGATTTTACTGCGAGGATATCTGATTTTGGTTTGGCTAAACTCGAGGAGGAGGAGAAAACCCACATCAGTACACGTATAGCAGGAACTGT AATATGCAATGAGGGGTCGCTTGACTTACAAAGCAGATGTTTACAGCTTCGGAGTTGTTGCATTAGAGATCGTCAGTGGAAAGAGCAACACAAATTACATTCCGAAGGATGA